In Anopheles gambiae chromosome 2, idAnoGambNW_F1_1, whole genome shotgun sequence, a single window of DNA contains:
- the LOC1275825 gene encoding neuropeptides capa receptor isoform X1 — MLNASTVQPPLADARVAMEADGGALNLTETEVVMELIGNFLNFYYMPLLVVVGSIGNILSVLVFFNTKLKKLSSSYYLAALGISDTCYLVGLFVTWLSFFQVHIYTREPYCQLFTYTSGVSSFLSVWYVVAFTFERFIVVRYPLKRQSWCTVRRAKTIIACLTMVGSVHSVPYIFYAGTQYSERSNVTICDMRKEYTSQMEIFNYIDTVIVFVVPFTIIVVLNSVTSFTVWRFAGLRRNMTLPKRKPSNLEIRRQLSFQYFSTHPNGRNGILRRSSMRENRMLHSQMKVTKMLLIVSSVFVCLNLPSYVMRVRAFVETGHSYLTILVQYYCYLFFITNFGINFILYCISGQNFRKAVIEMFRRHRKSRVNQEPNSGCGTQSELLRAYGNLALRRTSTPMLSTTTTTTTNRTAETILWKDYADAPVMNLP; from the exons ATGCTAAACGCAAGCACTGTGCAGCCTCCGCTGGCGGATGCCCGTGTCGCTATGGAGGCGGACGGTGGTGCGCTGAATCTGACCGAAACGGAGGTGGTGATGGAACTGATTGGCAACTTTCTCAACTTCTACTATAtgccgctgctggtggtggtcggCAGCATCGGTAACATTCTGTCCGTACTGGTATTCTTCAACACGAAGCTGAAGAAGCTGTCCTCCTCGTACTATCTGGCCGCGCTGGGCATCAGCGACACGTGCTACCTGGTCGGGTTGTTTGTCACCTGGCTTAGCTTCTTCCAGGTACACATCTACACGCGCGAACCGTACTGCCAGCTGTTTACGTACACGAGCGGGGTGAGCAGCTTCCTGTCCGTCTGGTACGTGGTGGCCTTCACGTTCGAGCGGTTCATCGTCGTGCGGTATCCGCTCAAGCGCCAGAGCTGGTGTACGGTCCGGCGGGCGAAAACTATCATCGCCTGTCTCACGATGGTCGGCAGTGTACACAGCGTGCCGTACATCTTCTACGCCGGCACCCAGTACTCCGAGCGCAGCAATGTCACCATCTGCGATATGCGAAAGGAGTACACG TCACAAATGGAAATTTTCAACTACATCGATACGGTGATCGTTTTTGTCGTACCGTTCACCATAATTGTCGTCCTCAACTCGGTCACCAGCTTCACCGTGTGGCGCTTTGCCGGACTGCGCCGTAACATGACCCTGCCGAAAAG GAAACCATCGAATTTAGAAATCCGCCGACAGCTGAGCTTCCAATACTTTTCGACCCATCCCAACGGCCGCAATGGCATTCTGAGGCGATCTAGCATGA GAGAGAACCGGATGCTGCACTCTCAGATGAAGGTCACCAAAATGCTGCTCATCGTGTCctcggtgtttgtttgtctcaaTCTGCCGAGCTACGTCATGCGCGTCCGTGCATTCGTGGAG ACGGGCCATTCGTATCTCACCATACTGGTGCAGTACTATTGCTATCTCTTTTTCATCACCAACTTTGGCATCAACTTTATTCTTTATTGTATTAGTGGACAAAACTTTAG GAAAGCTGTGATAGAAATGTTCCGCCGACATCGCAAGAGCCGGGTGAACCAGGAACCGAACAGCGGTTGCGGTACTCAATCAG AACTGTTGCGAGCATACGGCAACTTAGCCCTGAGACGTACTAGCACTCCGATGTTGTCTACCacaaccactaccaccacgaACCGTACAGCAGAAACGATACTGTGGAAGGATTATGCCGACGCACCGGTTATGAACCTGCCCTGA
- the LOC1275825 gene encoding neuropeptides capa receptor isoform X2, with amino-acid sequence MLNASTVQPPLADARVAMEADGGALNLTETEVVMELIGNFLNFYYMPLLVVVGSIGNILSVLVFFNTKLKKLSSSYYLAALGISDTCYLVGLFVTWLSFFQVHIYTREPYCQLFTYTSGVSSFLSVWYVVAFTFERFIVVRYPLKRQSWCTVRRAKTIIACLTMVGSVHSVPYIFYAGTQYSERSNVTICDMRKEYTSQMEIFNYIDTVIVFVVPFTIIVVLNSVTSFTVWRFAGLRRNMTLPKRKPSNLEIRRQLSFQYFSTHPNGRNGILRRSSMRENRMLHSQMKVTKMLLIVSSVFVCLNLPSYVMRVRAFVETGHSYLTILVQYYCYLFFITNFGINFILYCISGQNFRKAVIEMFRRHRKSRVNQEPNSGCGTQSGIM; translated from the exons ATGCTAAACGCAAGCACTGTGCAGCCTCCGCTGGCGGATGCCCGTGTCGCTATGGAGGCGGACGGTGGTGCGCTGAATCTGACCGAAACGGAGGTGGTGATGGAACTGATTGGCAACTTTCTCAACTTCTACTATAtgccgctgctggtggtggtcggCAGCATCGGTAACATTCTGTCCGTACTGGTATTCTTCAACACGAAGCTGAAGAAGCTGTCCTCCTCGTACTATCTGGCCGCGCTGGGCATCAGCGACACGTGCTACCTGGTCGGGTTGTTTGTCACCTGGCTTAGCTTCTTCCAGGTACACATCTACACGCGCGAACCGTACTGCCAGCTGTTTACGTACACGAGCGGGGTGAGCAGCTTCCTGTCCGTCTGGTACGTGGTGGCCTTCACGTTCGAGCGGTTCATCGTCGTGCGGTATCCGCTCAAGCGCCAGAGCTGGTGTACGGTCCGGCGGGCGAAAACTATCATCGCCTGTCTCACGATGGTCGGCAGTGTACACAGCGTGCCGTACATCTTCTACGCCGGCACCCAGTACTCCGAGCGCAGCAATGTCACCATCTGCGATATGCGAAAGGAGTACACG TCACAAATGGAAATTTTCAACTACATCGATACGGTGATCGTTTTTGTCGTACCGTTCACCATAATTGTCGTCCTCAACTCGGTCACCAGCTTCACCGTGTGGCGCTTTGCCGGACTGCGCCGTAACATGACCCTGCCGAAAAG GAAACCATCGAATTTAGAAATCCGCCGACAGCTGAGCTTCCAATACTTTTCGACCCATCCCAACGGCCGCAATGGCATTCTGAGGCGATCTAGCATGA GAGAGAACCGGATGCTGCACTCTCAGATGAAGGTCACCAAAATGCTGCTCATCGTGTCctcggtgtttgtttgtctcaaTCTGCCGAGCTACGTCATGCGCGTCCGTGCATTCGTGGAG ACGGGCCATTCGTATCTCACCATACTGGTGCAGTACTATTGCTATCTCTTTTTCATCACCAACTTTGGCATCAACTTTATTCTTTATTGTATTAGTGGACAAAACTTTAG GAAAGCTGTGATAGAAATGTTCCGCCGACATCGCAAGAGCCGGGTGAACCAGGAACCGAACAGCGGTTGCGGTACTCAATCAGGTATTATGTAG
- the LOC3289882 gene encoding growth hormone secretagogue receptor type 1, whose product MFSAVGDHLSGTALREDYGYGRSSQQMLLLAGRQNGSTLGDADGLFNANKALLMSAPTVSVLLMTTSYGSYGVELPPTVPSAGLPGLPLGGNDSSVHYQPPPTVHHPADAVTLSPAQEFDQQTFVYYAEVLSVINFYYVPALVLFGSIGNVLSVLVFFKTKLRKLSSSYYLAALGLSDTFYLIGQFVAWLNLVDLKIYIQEICCRFFTFSSSLCCFLSVWFVVAFTVERFIAVLYPLKRQTMCTVRRAKIVIFALTIAGIFISLPIFFFASPQFSASMNDTICDIVQEYKDQAAMFNFLDFILVFVVPFTIIVVLNTITALTVWKFASIRRTMTIPRSYGTNVRESRRQLNISSSQLFGNGTVPVQQIQLYSRSRVANSQIKVTKMLLIVSTVFVCLNLPSYIVRVKIYLETEHTNMNIYLVQNCCQLFFMTNFGINFILYCVSGQNFRKAIFGMFQKRSQRQINLEHTSGTQVTEFVLRSNGSKMRRNTTISDTADATTWRELADYEITNFVK is encoded by the exons ATGTTTAGTGCCGTGGGAGATCATCTGAGTGGGACCGCCCTGCGAGAGGATTACGGTTACGGGCGATCTAGTCAGCAGATGCTTCTTCTGGCCGGTCGCCAAAACGGCAGTACTTTGGGCGATGCCGACGGTTTGTTCAACGCGAATAAGGCGTTACTAATGAGTGCCCCAACAGTCAGCGTGCTGTTGATGACCACTTCCTACGGCTCGTACGGCGTGGAGCTACCGCCAACAGTACCCTCGGCCGGCCTGCCCGGCCTGCCGCTGGGAGGGAACGACTCTTCCGTCCACTACCAGCCGCCACCCACCGTCCATCATCCGGCCGATGCCGTCACCCTGTCTCCGGCGCAGGAGTTCGATCAGCAAACGTTCGTGTACTACGCGGAGGTGCTGAGTGTGATCAACTTCTACTACGTCCCGGCCCTGGTGCTGTTCGGCAGTATCGGGAACGTGCTGTCGGTGCTGgtgtttttcaaaaccaaGCTGCGAAAGCTTTCCTCGTCCTACTACCTGGCCGCGCTCGGGCTCAGCGATACGTTCTACCTGATTGGCCAGTTCGTGGCCTGGCTGAACCTGGTCGACCTGAAAATCTACATCCAGGAAATCTGCTGCCGCTTTTTCACCTTCTCCAGCTCTCTGTGCTGCTTCCTGTCCGTCTGGTTCGTGGTCGCCTTCACCGTCGAACGGTTCATTGCCGTGCTGTATCCGCTGAAGCGCCAGACCATGTGCACGGTTCGGCGCGCGAAGATTGTTATCTTCGCGCTGACAATTGCGGGAATTTTCATCAGCCTGCCGATATTTTTCTTCGCCTCACCGCAGTTCTCCGCTTCCATGAACGACACCATCTGCGATATTGTGCAGGAGTACAAA GACCAGGCGGCAATGTTCAACTTTCTCGACTTCATACTGGTGTTTGTGGTACCGTTTACGATAATTGTCGTGCTCAACACGATCACAGCACTGACGGTGTGGAAGTTTGCCAGCATTAGACGCACGATGACCATACCACGGAG TTACGGGACAAACGTGCGCGAATCCCGGCGACAGCTGAACATTTCGAGCAGCCAGCTCTTTGGCAACGGCACTGTCCCCGTCCAGCAGATACAACTCTACA GTCGTAGCCGGGTAGCGAATTCTCAAATCAAGGTTACTAAAATGCTGCTTATCGTTTCAACggtgttcgtttgtttgaacctACCCAGCTACATTGTGCGTGTAAAGATCTACCTAGAG ACGGAACACACCAACATGAACATCTATCTGGTGCAGAACTGCTGTCAACTGTTTTTCATGACGAACTTCGGCATCAACTTCATTCTGTACTGCGTTAGTGGGCAAAACTTTCG GAAGGCGATTTTTGGTATGTTCCAGAAGCGTAGCCAGCGGCAAATAAATCTCGAGCATACCTCCGGTACTCAGGTTACAG AATTCGTCCTCCGCTCCAATGGTTCCAAGATGCGAAGAAACACCACCATATCAGACACCGCAGATGCGACGACGTGGCGAGAGTTGGCCGACTATGAAATTACCAACTTTGTTAAGTAG
- the LOC133390980 gene encoding uncharacterized protein LOC133390980, which yields MTTNNEVEQNGALIVKSEASEATVIAKINFPDFDQEDIETWFICLEASFHVNGIKLDKFKFNTVIVALGSRAKYVHSVIKQCQNENNSNKYETLKEAVIAHFQPSETQRLSSLLSGMSLGDQKPSVLLSEMRRLGGAGCTDNILTNLWLRALPNTTRAIIAAMPTATLDDQAKVADKILEAPREQISAIQHRGDGATINSLEQRIEALTRRDGTPARNKRGWICWFHFRHGSQARKCEKQKADNPNVPCIFFDGKIEVYSRPRPM from the exons ATGACAACCAACAACGAAGTTGAACAAAATGGTGCGCTGATTGTGAAAAGTGAGGCAAGTGAAGCTACAGTGATTGCCAAAATAAATTTCCCAGACTTCGACCAAGAGGATATTGAAACCTGGTTCATATGCCTTGAAGCCTCTTTTCACGTCAACGGCATTAAACTGGACAAGTTTAAGTTCAACACAGTGATCGTTGCTCTTGGTTCACGAGCAAAATACGTGCATTCAGTTATAAAGCAGTGCCAAAACGAAAATAACAGCAACAAGTACGAAACCCTAAAGGAAGCTGTTATCGCTCATTTCCAACCATCGGAAACACAGCGACTGAGCAGTTTGCTGTCCGGCATGTCCCTTGGAGACCAGAAACCCAGCGTCTTGCTGTCCGAGATGCGCCGCTTAGGAGGAGCAGGTTGTACCGACAACATCCTGACCAACTTATGGTTGCGAGCCCTGCCCAACACAACTCGTGCCATCATCGCTGCCATGCCAACCGCAACACTGGACGATCAGGCAAAAGTTGCTGACAAGATTCTGGAGGCACCCCGCGAGCAGATTTCCGCTATTCAACATCGAGGAGATGGAGCTACGATAAATTCGCTGGAACAACGTATCGAAGCCCTTAC CCGACGGGATGGAACGCCAGCCAGAAATAAACGTGGCTGGATCTGCTGGTTTCATTTCCGGCACGGTTCTCAAGCTCGCAAGTGTGAAAAACAGAAGGCTGACAACCCGAACGTACCGTGTATTTTTTTCGACGGGAAGATCGAGGTGTACTCTCGACCGCGACCGATGTAA